A single region of the Garra rufa chromosome 20, GarRuf1.0, whole genome shotgun sequence genome encodes:
- the cyld2 gene encoding ubiquitin carboxyl-terminal hydrolase CYLD: MELNEEQQDPYFIVVRRSKKGLSRGTVGRGDAETAEGALVGMVYGGGGSARSSGTVKKQDTYPLTRHQAQLLLYVSPASRRLELLCNVQLFNAICALAQDDLVVIKHKKDFKSCLVKNLIQIGKKDKPGVLQMLGFELELVDTEHDILSKKTIPLRIFSAADIVQVAPSHLNTRQPLRDGIDLGLKRKTVSRINSMPALKSRIAKKESILLNTNGSDSIQALSHYSLEVGSMAEVISLNGLTVYGVIRWIGVPEGKKNCWAGLELDNEATTCSDGKFGTKRYFTCEGNKALFVPLNNCKPDSRFLHEIPKPLEPPSVTLLEDLNEDVPPVPEQDVMSHLVGRMRGIQGHFNSCYLDATLFSLFTSSIAFNRMFNRSADSEEGISHILRRDIVNHLRRSGFVPAESVMKFRKQLGCKSFATEEKANVNLISKIFLLLFPSDPEEFITLLLKHVLHMEPLLKIRSHGDLPQDAYTHQIIVEKNQVRAVPSVQQLLEMSFISSDLKLEEIPSCLIVQMPRFGKKFKMFPKIIPSTELDISDILHCSPRECFLCGHLAEYECVQCLMDHKLQPGKIKQYCSTCNTQVHTHPSRKEHTTHKLTVPDHFPEDAPVQRHQMQLFAVLCINTSHYVSFVKYGPNPRSWIFFDSMADRCGDDNNGYNVPVVRSCPEVGDFLSQSEEGMSTADVSQCSELVRRLLCDSYMCLYQRTE; the protein is encoded by the exons ATGGAACTGAACGAGGAACAACAGGATCCCTACTTTATTGTAGTGAGGAGAAGTAAGAAGGGCTTATCTCGCGGGACAGTTGGCCGCGGGGATGCGGAGACAGCAGAGGGAGCTCTCGTAGGAATGGTTTATGGAGGAGGCGGCAGTGCCAGGAGCAGTGGCACGGTGAAGAAGCAGGACACATACCCACTCACACGCCATCAAGCTCAACTACTTCTGTACGTTTCTCCTGCCAGCAGGCGACTGGAGCTCCTGTGCAACGTCCAGCTCTTCAATGCAATCTGTGCTCTTGCTCAGGATGATCTTGTAGTAATCAAACACAAAAAGGACTTTAAATCATGCCTGGTGAAAAATCTGATTCAGATAGGCAAGAAAGACAAACCAGGAGTCTTGCAGATGCTGGGATTCGAGCTTGAGTTAGTG GACACTGAGCATGATATTTTGTCGAAGAAGACTATCCCTCTTCGCATCTTCAGCGCAGCTGACATTGTCCAGGTGGCTCCATCGCATTTAAACACCAGGCAACCGCTGAGAGACGGCATTGATTTGG GTTTAAAAAGGAAAACAGTGTCTCGTATCAATTCCATGCCAGCTCTCAAATCACGCATTGCGAAAAAAGAAAGCATCTTATTAAACACAAATGGGTCCGACTCCATTCAGGCTTTGTCCCATTATTCTTTGGAGGTGGGGTCCATGGCAGAGGTCATATCTTTGAATGGACTGACTGTATATGGTGTGATCAGATGGATTGGAGTTCCAGAAGGAAAGAAAAATTGCTGGGCAGGACTTGAGCTG GATAATGAGGCGACGACTTGCTCAGATGGGAAATTTGGTACAAAGCGGTATTTCACCTGCGAAGGAAACAAAGCCTTGTTTGTGCCACTGAACAACTGCAAACCAGACAGCAGATTTCTGCATGAGATCCCAAAACCACTTGAACCTCCCTCAG tcACACTCCTGGAAGATTTAAATGAAGATGTTCCGCCTGTTCCTGAGCAAGACGTTATGTCTCATCTGGTTGGCAGAATGAGGGGAATCCAAGGTCACTTTAACTCTTGCTATCTAGATGCCACTCTCTTTAG TCTCTTCACGTCATCCATAGCTTTCAACAGAATGTTTAACAGATCAGCAGATAGCGAGGAAGGCATTTCACACATTTTGAGACGGGACATTGTGAACCATTTACGCAG ATCAGGATTTGTTCCAGCAGAGAGTGTGATGAAGTTTCGTAAACAGCTGGGCTGCAAATCTTTTGCTACAGAGGAGAAAG CTAATGTAAACCTGAtctctaaaatatttttactgctATTTCCTTCAGATCCAGAGGAGTTCATCACCCTTCTACTAAAGCATGTTTTACACATGGAGCCATTGCTCAAAATCAG GTCACATGGAGACTTGCCACAGGACGCCTATACTCATCAGATCATTGTAGAGAAGAACCAGGTGCGAGCTGTGCCTTCGGTTCAACAGCTGCTTGAGATGTCTTTCATATCAAGCGATCTAAAGTTGGAAGAG ATTCCGTCTTGCCTTATAGTTCAGATGCCACGGTTTGGAAAGAAGTTCAAGATGTTCCCTAAAATCATTCCCTCAACAGAGCTGGACATCTCAGACATCTTGCATTGTT CTCCTCGGGAATGTTTTCTGTGTGGTCATCTTGCTGAATATGAGTGTGTCCAGTGCCTGATGGACCATAAGCTCCAACCAGGCAAAATTAAGCAGTATTGCTCCACCTGCAACACACAG GTTCACACTCATCCCTCCCGAAAGGAACACACTACTCACAAACTTACAGTTCCAGATCATTTTCCAGAAGATGCACCTGTACAGAGGCACCAGATGCAACTGTTTGCAGTCCTCTGTATAAACACCAGCCATTATGTATCTTTTGTCAAATATGGGCCTAACCCACGGTCCTGGATCTTCTTTGACAGCATGGCTGACCGATGTG gTGATGATAACAATGGCTACAATGTTCCTGTGGTCAGGTCCTGTCCTGAGGTTGGAGACTTCCTTTCACAATCTGAAGAGGGGATGTCCACAGCAGATGTGAGTCAGTGCAGTGAGTTGGTGCGCAGACTGCTGTGTGATTCATACATGTGTTTGTATCAGAGAACAGAGTGA
- the tp53inp2a gene encoding tumor protein p53-inducible nuclear protein 2, which yields MFQRLTNLLFGSVNETIQEPTVPKPGSPEVDEEGWLLVNAADGETSSEPSEVQVKLIGNLSSTEKCAASLVSDSSIEDPEVPVARSSVRVSQRLVSQAGALVKVTQVGRIQRAQARSNRHNLSRNCIQRQNHTRQRLPQHYSRIHRVILQQPSRRNFSY from the exons ATGTTTCAACGGCTCACAAACCTGCTCTTTGGAAGTGTGAATGAAACGATTCAGGAACCAACTGTACCAAAACCAGGGTCTCCAGAAGTAGATGAGGAAGGCTGGCTTCTGGTCAATGCAGCTG ATGGAGAGACATCCTCTGAGCCCAGTGAGGTGCAGGTCAAGTTAATAGGAAATCTGTCAAGCACTGAGAAATGTGCTGCCAGCTTGGTCAGTGATTCAAG CATCGAAGATCCAGAAGTCCCTGTTGCTCGAAGCAGTGTTCGAGTATCTCAGCGCTTGGTCTCTCAGGCTGGTGCTCTGGTCAAAGTGACACAGGTGGGCCGGATACAGCGGGCTCAGGCTCGGTCCAACCGCCACAATCTCAGCCGCAACTGCATTCAGCGGCAGAACCACACTCGTCAACGTCTTCCTCAACACTACTCTCGCATACATCGCGTGATCCTCCAGCAGCCTAGTCGTCGCAACTTCAGTTACTAA
- the snai1a gene encoding snail family zinc finger 1a: MPRSFLVKKYFTSKRPNYSELECQNDILPDRYPLAELPAVTNDFPVTCLTTGLVWDVSLLPSLHDPTSPSTLSTSQGPLDLSSPSSVSCSSSGEEDEGRTSDPPSPDSSDTYHPQQTSRPRRNSKNRAGQREDKSEATVPATRPAFFCKHCPKEYNSLGALKMHIRSHTLPCVCPTCGKAFSRPWLLRGHIRTHTGERPFSCPHCNRAFADRSNLRAHLQTHADVKKYQCSTCSRTFSRMSLLQKHSAAGCCPSTA, translated from the exons ATGCCTCGGTCTTTCCTGGTAAAAAAGTATTTCACCAGCAAGAGGCCAAACTACAGCGAGTTGGAATGTCAGAACG ATATTTTGCCAGACAGATACCCACTAGCAGAGCTTCCAGCAGTCACCAATGATTTCCCAGTAACCTGCTTGACCACTGGACTGGTTTGGGATGTCAGTTTACTGCCTTCCCTACATGATCCCACATCCCCATCCACCCTTTCCACTAGCCAGGGCCCGCTGGACCTCAGCTCCCCGTCCAGCGTCAGCTGCAGCAGCAGTGGGGAAGAAGATGAAGGACGTACGTCGGACCCCCCGAGCCCAGATTCCTCAGACACCTATCACCCCCAACAGACCAGCAGGCCGAGGCGCAACAGCAAGAACAGGGCAGGACAGAGAGAGGACAAGAGCGAGGCCACCGTCCCAGCCACTCGGCCGGCCTTCTTCTGCAAGCACTGTCCCAAAGAATATAACAGTCTCGGTGCCTTGAAGATGCACATCCGCTCACACACACTACCGTGCGTCTGTCCCACCTGTGGAAAGGCCTTCTCACGACCCTGGCTGTTAAGAGGACACATTCGCACACATACAG GTGAGCGTCCGTTCTCCTGCCCGCACTGTAACCGTGCCTTCGCGGACCGTTCTAACCTACGCGCGCACCTGCAGACCCACGCAGATGTCAAGAAATACCAGTGCAGCACCTGTTCTCGCACCTTCAGCCGCATGTCCTTGCTGCAGAAACACAGCGCAGCCGGCTGCTGTCCCTCAACGGCCTGA